A genomic segment from Pleurodeles waltl isolate 20211129_DDA chromosome 9, aPleWal1.hap1.20221129, whole genome shotgun sequence encodes:
- the SFT2D3 gene encoding vesicle transport protein SFT2C, with the protein MADLNRQLHDYLSESKSGGSGKKPPAPVAVTLPTSQQPAGGWIGGFLPSSVNRVWPGASSPSSPPAEETRPPCLPALSRGQRLAVSAVCALLAALCFTLALLHVPLLVLRARKFALLWSMGSVLALVSAAVLLGAGAAGRLAREPGALLYLSALGGTLYAAMGLQSTALAVLGAAAQAIGLLLFLLALVPGGATGLRYLSGLCGALLKKGVSKTLPV; encoded by the coding sequence ATGGCAGACCTGAACCGCCAGCTGCACGACTATTTGTCTGAATCCAAGAGCGGGGGCAGCGGCAAGAAGCCGCCCGCGCCGGTGGCCGTGACCCTGCCCACCTCCCAGCAACCTGCCGGGGGCTGGATCGGCGGTTTTCTGCCCTCCTCCGTCAACAGGGTCTGGCCCGGGGCCTCCTCCCCCAGCTCCCCTCCTGCTGAAGAGACCCGCCCGCCTTGCCTCCCGGCCCTGTCCCGCGGGCAGCGCCTGGCGGTCTCGGCCGTGTGCGCGCTCCTGGCGGCGCTGTGCTTCACGCTGGCCCTGCTGCACGTCCCGCTTCTGGTGCTCCGCGCCCGCAAGTTCGCCCTGCTCTGGTCCATGGGCTCGGTGCTGGCGCTGGTGTCGGCCGCCGTGCTGCTCGGGGCCGGGGCGGCGGGTCGCCTGGCCCGGGAGCCGGGGGCGCTGCTCTACCTGTCTGCGCTCGGGGGGACGCTGTACGCGGCCATGGGACTGCAGAGCACGGCCCTGGCGGTGCTGGGGGCAGCGGCCCAGGCCATTGGACTCTTGCTCTTCCTCCTGGCGCTGGTGCCAGGCGGTGCTACCGGGCTGCGCTACCTGAGCGGCCTGTGCGGGGCCCTGCTGAAGAAAGGGGTCAGCAAGACTCTGCCCGTCTGA